One stretch of Cervus canadensis isolate Bull #8, Minnesota chromosome 5, ASM1932006v1, whole genome shotgun sequence DNA includes these proteins:
- the ZDHHC12 gene encoding palmitoyltransferase ZDHHC12 isoform X2 — protein sequence MAPWALLTPGVLVRTGHTVLTWGITLVLFLHDTALRQWEEQGELLLPLTFLLLVLGSLLLYLTVSLMDPGYVNVLPQPQEEAKEEQTAMVPQAIPLRRCGYCMVLQPLRARHCRECRRCVRRYDHHCPWMENCVGERNHPLFVAYLALQLVVLLWALYLAWSGLRFFQPWGLWLRSSGLLFATFLLLSLFSLVAGLLLASHLYLVASNTTTWEFISSHRIAYLRQRPGNPFDRGLTRNLAHFFCGWPPGSWETLWAEDEEEEGSSQAV from the exons ATGGCGCCCTGGGCGCTCCTCACCCCTGGGGTCCTGGTGCGGACCGGGCATACTGTGCTGACCTGGGGGATCACGTTGGTACTCTTCCTGCATGATACCG CACTGCGGCAGTGGGAAGAGCAGGGGGAACTGCTCCTGCCCCTCACCTTCCTGCTGCTTGTGCTGGGCTCCCTGCTGCTTTACCTGACCGTGTCACTCATGGACCCGGGCTACGTGAATGTCCTGCCTCAGCCCCAG GAGGAGGCCAAGGAAGAGCAGACAGCCATGGTTCCTCAGGCCATCCCCCTTCGGCGCTGCGGATACTGCATGGTGCTG CAACCCCTGCGGGCTCGGCACTGCCGTGAGTGCCGTCGCTGTGTCCGCCGCTACGACCACCACTGCCCCTGGATGGAGAACTGTGTGGGCGAGCGCAACCACCCGCTCTTCGTGGCCTACCTGGCGCTGCAGCTGGTGGTGCTTCTGTGGGCCCTGTACCTGGCATG GTCCGGCCTCCGCTTTTTCCAGCCCTGGGGGCTCTGGCTGCGGTCCAGCGGGCTCCTGTTCGCCACCTTCCTGCTGCTGTCGCTCTTCTCCCTGGTGGCCGGCCTGCTCCTGGCCTCGCACCTCTACCTGGTGGCCAGCAACACCACCACCTGGGAGTTCATCTCCTCCCACCGCATCGCCTACCTCCGCCAGCGCCCCGGCAACCCCTTTGACCGCGGCCTGACCCGCAACCTGGCCCACTTCTTCTGTGGATGGCCCCCGGGCTCCTGGGAGACCCTCTGGGccgaggacgaggaggaggaaggcagtaGCCAAGCTGTTTAG
- the ZDHHC12 gene encoding palmitoyltransferase ZDHHC12 isoform X1, which produces MIPAFVHPGTHFPPPVAPSPTTPVPQSWPHSPPLASPALRQWEEQGELLLPLTFLLLVLGSLLLYLTVSLMDPGYVNVLPQPQEEAKEEQTAMVPQAIPLRRCGYCMVLQPLRARHCRECRRCVRRYDHHCPWMENCVGERNHPLFVAYLALQLVVLLWALYLAWSGLRFFQPWGLWLRSSGLLFATFLLLSLFSLVAGLLLASHLYLVASNTTTWEFISSHRIAYLRQRPGNPFDRGLTRNLAHFFCGWPPGSWETLWAEDEEEEGSSQAV; this is translated from the exons ATGATACCG GCCTTTGTTCATCCAGGGACACACTTCCCGCCTCCAGTTGCACCCTCCCCCACCACGCCCGTTCCACAGTCCTGGCCTCACTCTCCCCCTCTGGCCTCTCCAGCACTGCGGCAGTGGGAAGAGCAGGGGGAACTGCTCCTGCCCCTCACCTTCCTGCTGCTTGTGCTGGGCTCCCTGCTGCTTTACCTGACCGTGTCACTCATGGACCCGGGCTACGTGAATGTCCTGCCTCAGCCCCAG GAGGAGGCCAAGGAAGAGCAGACAGCCATGGTTCCTCAGGCCATCCCCCTTCGGCGCTGCGGATACTGCATGGTGCTG CAACCCCTGCGGGCTCGGCACTGCCGTGAGTGCCGTCGCTGTGTCCGCCGCTACGACCACCACTGCCCCTGGATGGAGAACTGTGTGGGCGAGCGCAACCACCCGCTCTTCGTGGCCTACCTGGCGCTGCAGCTGGTGGTGCTTCTGTGGGCCCTGTACCTGGCATG GTCCGGCCTCCGCTTTTTCCAGCCCTGGGGGCTCTGGCTGCGGTCCAGCGGGCTCCTGTTCGCCACCTTCCTGCTGCTGTCGCTCTTCTCCCTGGTGGCCGGCCTGCTCCTGGCCTCGCACCTCTACCTGGTGGCCAGCAACACCACCACCTGGGAGTTCATCTCCTCCCACCGCATCGCCTACCTCCGCCAGCGCCCCGGCAACCCCTTTGACCGCGGCCTGACCCGCAACCTGGCCCACTTCTTCTGTGGATGGCCCCCGGGCTCCTGGGAGACCCTCTGGGccgaggacgaggaggaggaaggcagtaGCCAAGCTGTTTAG
- the ZDHHC12 gene encoding palmitoyltransferase ZDHHC12 isoform X3, protein MAPWALLTPGVLVRTGHTVLTWGITLVLFLHDTALRQWEEQGELLLPLTFLLLVLGSLLLYLTVSLMDPGYVNVLPQPQEEAKEEQTAMVPQAIPLRRCGYCMVLQPLRARHCRECRRCVRRYDHHCPWMENCVGERNHPLFVAYLALQLVVLLWALYLACPGGSGCGPAGSCSPPSCCCRSSPWWPACSWPRTSTWWPATPPPGSSSPPTASPTSASAPATPLTAA, encoded by the exons ATGGCGCCCTGGGCGCTCCTCACCCCTGGGGTCCTGGTGCGGACCGGGCATACTGTGCTGACCTGGGGGATCACGTTGGTACTCTTCCTGCATGATACCG CACTGCGGCAGTGGGAAGAGCAGGGGGAACTGCTCCTGCCCCTCACCTTCCTGCTGCTTGTGCTGGGCTCCCTGCTGCTTTACCTGACCGTGTCACTCATGGACCCGGGCTACGTGAATGTCCTGCCTCAGCCCCAG GAGGAGGCCAAGGAAGAGCAGACAGCCATGGTTCCTCAGGCCATCCCCCTTCGGCGCTGCGGATACTGCATGGTGCTG CAACCCCTGCGGGCTCGGCACTGCCGTGAGTGCCGTCGCTGTGTCCGCCGCTACGACCACCACTGCCCCTGGATGGAGAACTGTGTGGGCGAGCGCAACCACCCGCTCTTCGTGGCCTACCTGGCGCTGCAGCTGGTGGTGCTTCTGTGGGCCCTGTACCTGGCATG CCCTGGGGGCTCTGGCTGCGGTCCAGCGGGCTCCTGTTCGCCACCTTCCTGCTGCTGTCGCTCTTCTCCCTGGTGGCCGGCCTGCTCCTGGCCTCGCACCTCTACCTGGTGGCCAGCAACACCACCACCTGGGAGTTCATCTCCTCCCACCGCATCGCCTACCTCCGCCAGCGCCCCGGCAACCCCTTTGACCGCGGCCTGA